A single Thermoplasmata archaeon DNA region contains:
- a CDS encoding DUF367 family protein, which yields MTVNSSKPKIYIVHMDECDPKKCTARKMERFGYADNFTMNARFGVLLTPFAQIAFSPEDREICLENGITVIDCSWKKLMEIKKTENMPDALKKIHRVFRHTRVLPYLVPTNPVHFGMGTILSTVEAAGAALWIIGEKAAAKQVLSIYTWGEKFIEMNFELLERYSKCRNSTDVLAVQEDYV from the coding sequence GTGACGGTGAACAGCTCTAAACCTAAAATTTACATCGTACACATGGACGAATGCGACCCGAAAAAGTGCACTGCAAGGAAAATGGAGAGGTTTGGATACGCAGATAACTTTACAATGAATGCTAGATTTGGTGTTCTGCTAACACCATTTGCCCAAATTGCATTTTCTCCTGAAGATAGAGAAATCTGTCTCGAAAATGGAATCACGGTCATAGATTGCTCCTGGAAGAAACTCATGGAGATTAAAAAAACCGAGAATATGCCTGACGCTTTAAAAAAAATCCATCGGGTTTTCAGACACACAAGGGTTCTTCCCTATCTAGTTCCTACAAATCCCGTACACTTTGGAATGGGGACAATACTCTCAACTGTGGAAGCAGCTGGTGCCGCACTCTGGATCATCGGGGAGAAAGCCGCGGCTAAACAGGTATTGTCTATCTATACATGGGGAGAAAAATTTATAGAGATGAACTTTGAATTGCTTGAGAGATACTCTAAGTGCCGCAATAGCACGGATGTATTAGCTGTACAAGAGGATTATGTGTGA
- a CDS encoding CARDB domain-containing protein — MKKIAVYVGVVLLFANVFVVLQYSEGVEMHNLFGTTLLPGHKYMQIATGADNSFSFCIDAQDCIHTVFAKQVGTKQNLYYKKFYPNHTAATDEILLYSPSTGFVKYPKILFATGTLHICFSSNETGNYDVYYMKVDTNGNILLAPFNIIGNFGVYTATDVTFGMDYDANGNIYVVICRSQPNRAMITRIDSNGIQSDWNYRGNIGKIFYINGDASAEFPRILIEREKSIAHISYGDMVASGGWLSDEYYLSFNVTTGSTVVAPVCLENYGDGSSNGPLVVDTAGRIHLFWHQWDSSSATRIWAARLSPSGAIQQTFEPLINTPSGFFAEPGYACYRDQRIYFASAYDYPDGNHNMRPHFAVIGESENIITNLTRISNNYGFPMGIEFSSSAKLHIAYTTGLNPPVELGISYEPFVDPTVMNFSVSDNNPYEGESVCLAAEIGNLGYDMLDSATVSFYENSPEQGGALISSMPITNLAHGATIPLNTTWIAKQGYYNLTVVISSSNPADSNNTNNRATIFIYVGKPDLEISETNITLSNTAPVSGELLTITAKINNLGDGKAVNPKVRFYLDGILLGTDITIPEIKPRNSTFVQTQWIASGGNHTLVVYLDPANQIAEENETNNNATKQIYVDANLPDFVAGSIGLEAGIVAGSQTNATLTIANLGNVNATAKIKVMHNTATSLYTQEIPANSTINITHQFTPSPGTNTIEVFVDPDHEVMETEENNNYATRSFTLLPDIEISPANITNETGEHGHDFNLSAKVYNLGGVAVYNIAFQVVENNNTISAGYIPLVPAYSYAFYNFSMNTTPGWHLLRFVVDGENAVAEANESNNEALFSIFVSPLPDLVVQGLTITPGEIDEIAEIMVSATVFNNGSAPAHNLSVSFYLDGAEFEVDKVSTLNPNESLLFSGKCLAPHGQRTITVKADPVNTIREISEANNEATKTIEVAPLPDLIIENLSVSPEKIDVRTDAYVNLTINNGGWETATNITVAYYIDGTKFGTYTIPSLAPGQNITITEKCLLLEGTHILSVRLDPENNVKELSEENNEATQVVEVASLPDLVVQAMELSPEEIDEATDILVNVTVWNTGNVLASNFTVAFLIDGVVVTTTNVSQLGVGENIVCSAKMRAEPGIKVLEVSVDSQNTVKELNEANNEATKTLEVLPLPDLAVEGFVIESQILCGFETQVSVNLTNNGHEKAENFSLEILAGADVIASTRIPLLNPGVAAKINFTWTPDYAGTKVLTVIVDRENAIREVNETNNGYLLNATVSTAVCDVSVEVKVLTESLKVMAPAELLITLRNNGVYRAEVNLSVYIDDAIYDTRTVVIEPNSGITLNLTYIWISSGTKKVRAEVNLPANLTDNNTQNNVATESVVVIEEAGMNPWFIWLIIAVVEAVVILFLLVHIILRRRKPVSESSENEEQAKEETAKNKKAEKKKY, encoded by the coding sequence ATGAAGAAAATTGCAGTTTATGTTGGAGTTGTGTTGCTTTTTGCGAATGTATTTGTGGTTCTTCAGTACAGCGAGGGTGTAGAGATGCATAATCTCTTTGGCACAACTCTTCTCCCAGGTCACAAATACATGCAGATAGCCACAGGTGCGGACAACAGTTTCTCATTCTGTATAGATGCTCAAGATTGTATCCATACGGTCTTTGCAAAACAAGTGGGAACAAAACAGAACCTCTACTACAAAAAATTCTATCCAAATCATACTGCAGCTACAGATGAAATTCTGCTATATTCTCCATCCACTGGGTTTGTGAAATACCCGAAGATTCTTTTTGCTACAGGTACACTACACATTTGCTTCTCATCAAACGAAACAGGAAACTATGATGTTTATTACATGAAGGTAGATACAAATGGCAATATTCTTCTTGCTCCATTCAACATCATTGGTAATTTTGGAGTATATACGGCAACAGATGTTACATTTGGAATGGATTATGATGCGAATGGGAATATATATGTGGTAATATGCAGAAGCCAACCAAACAGGGCAATGATAACTAGAATAGATTCAAATGGTATTCAGAGTGACTGGAATTACAGAGGAAACATTGGAAAAATATTTTATATTAATGGGGATGCGTCTGCAGAATTTCCGAGGATATTGATAGAGCGAGAGAAATCAATTGCCCATATTAGTTATGGAGATATGGTTGCAAGTGGGGGCTGGCTTTCAGATGAGTATTATCTTTCATTCAATGTAACTACTGGAAGTACAGTAGTCGCTCCAGTTTGTCTGGAGAATTATGGGGATGGGTCATCCAATGGCCCACTTGTTGTAGATACAGCTGGGAGAATACATCTATTCTGGCACCAGTGGGACTCCTCAAGTGCTACAAGAATCTGGGCGGCAAGGCTCTCGCCGTCTGGAGCGATTCAACAAACATTTGAACCCTTAATCAACACACCGAGTGGGTTTTTTGCAGAACCTGGATATGCATGTTACAGAGATCAAAGAATTTACTTTGCTTCAGCATATGACTATCCTGATGGTAACCATAATATGAGACCTCACTTCGCAGTGATCGGAGAGAGTGAGAACATAATTACCAATCTCACAAGAATTTCCAACAATTATGGCTTCCCTATGGGGATAGAGTTCTCCAGTTCAGCCAAGCTCCACATTGCCTACACCACAGGCCTAAATCCACCGGTAGAACTTGGAATTTCGTATGAGCCGTTTGTGGACCCTACAGTCATGAACTTTTCTGTTTCTGACAACAACCCCTACGAAGGGGAATCTGTTTGTCTTGCAGCAGAGATTGGGAATTTGGGCTATGATATGCTGGATAGCGCAACCGTGAGCTTCTATGAGAATTCACCAGAGCAAGGTGGAGCGTTAATTTCCTCCATGCCAATAACAAACCTTGCCCATGGAGCAACAATTCCATTAAACACCACATGGATTGCAAAGCAGGGCTACTACAATCTCACGGTGGTAATTTCCAGTTCAAATCCAGCGGATTCGAACAACACGAACAACCGTGCTACCATTTTCATCTATGTAGGAAAGCCAGACCTTGAGATTTCTGAGACAAATATCACGCTTTCAAACACGGCACCAGTGAGCGGCGAACTTTTAACAATTACTGCAAAAATAAACAATCTCGGAGATGGGAAGGCAGTAAATCCAAAAGTGCGATTTTATCTTGATGGGATTCTGCTCGGAACGGACATCACTATTCCAGAAATAAAACCAAGGAACTCCACATTTGTTCAGACCCAATGGATAGCTTCTGGTGGTAACCACACTCTCGTTGTGTATTTAGACCCTGCGAACCAAATTGCGGAGGAGAACGAGACCAACAACAATGCAACCAAGCAAATCTATGTGGATGCAAATCTTCCTGATTTTGTTGCAGGTTCAATCGGGCTGGAAGCAGGGATAGTGGCTGGCAGTCAGACGAATGCCACGCTCACAATAGCAAACCTAGGTAATGTCAATGCTACAGCAAAAATAAAGGTAATGCACAACACTGCAACTTCCCTCTACACCCAAGAGATTCCAGCCAATTCCACAATCAACATAACTCACCAGTTCACACCATCGCCTGGAACAAACACGATTGAGGTATTCGTTGACCCAGACCATGAAGTGATGGAGACAGAGGAAAACAACAACTATGCAACCAGATCCTTCACGCTTCTTCCAGACATTGAGATTTCGCCAGCAAACATAACGAACGAAACTGGAGAGCATGGACATGACTTCAATCTTTCTGCCAAAGTGTACAACCTGGGTGGTGTAGCTGTTTACAACATAGCTTTCCAGGTGGTTGAAAACAACAACACAATTTCAGCTGGCTATATCCCATTGGTTCCAGCATATTCTTATGCATTCTACAATTTCAGCATGAACACAACTCCCGGCTGGCACTTGCTCAGATTTGTGGTGGATGGCGAGAATGCAGTGGCTGAAGCAAACGAGAGCAACAATGAAGCTTTGTTCAGCATTTTTGTTTCGCCATTGCCAGACCTTGTCGTTCAGGGCCTAACTATCACTCCTGGAGAAATTGACGAGATTGCTGAGATTATGGTAAGTGCTACTGTGTTCAACAACGGCTCAGCACCGGCCCACAATCTTTCAGTCAGCTTCTATTTAGATGGGGCTGAGTTTGAAGTGGACAAAGTTTCTACCCTGAATCCGAATGAGAGTTTACTTTTCAGTGGAAAATGCCTTGCACCGCATGGACAGAGAACAATCACAGTCAAAGCTGACCCTGTGAACACAATCAGGGAGATAAGCGAAGCCAACAACGAGGCCACAAAAACAATTGAGGTGGCACCGTTGCCAGACCTGATAATAGAGAATCTGAGTGTTTCCCCTGAAAAAATTGATGTGCGAACCGATGCATATGTAAATCTCACTATAAATAACGGTGGCTGGGAGACAGCCACAAACATCACAGTTGCTTATTACATCGACGGAACAAAATTTGGAACCTACACAATCCCATCCCTGGCTCCAGGTCAAAACATCACCATTACCGAAAAGTGCCTCTTGCTTGAAGGCACACACATTCTTTCAGTGAGGTTGGACCCAGAAAACAATGTCAAGGAACTGAGCGAGGAAAACAACGAAGCCACACAGGTCGTTGAGGTGGCGTCGTTGCCAGACCTTGTGGTGCAGGCGATGGAATTATCACCAGAAGAAATTGATGAAGCTACAGACATCCTCGTGAACGTCACTGTGTGGAACACTGGTAATGTATTGGCCAGTAATTTTACTGTTGCGTTCCTGATAGATGGTGTCGTGGTGACTACAACCAATGTGTCTCAGCTGGGTGTCGGGGAAAACATAGTCTGCAGTGCAAAGATGAGGGCTGAGCCAGGTATAAAAGTGCTTGAAGTAAGTGTGGACAGCCAGAACACGGTTAAAGAACTCAACGAAGCCAACAATGAAGCTACGAAAACTCTTGAAGTTCTGCCGCTACCTGACCTTGCAGTTGAGGGGTTCGTCATCGAATCCCAGATACTCTGTGGCTTTGAAACTCAGGTTTCTGTAAATCTCACAAACAACGGACACGAGAAGGCAGAGAACTTTTCGCTTGAAATTCTAGCTGGAGCTGATGTAATTGCCAGCACGAGAATACCGTTGTTAAATCCCGGTGTCGCAGCCAAGATAAACTTCACATGGACACCCGATTACGCCGGGACAAAAGTTCTGACTGTGATTGTTGACAGGGAGAATGCAATAAGAGAGGTAAATGAAACAAACAATGGCTACCTCTTGAATGCCACGGTCAGCACTGCTGTGTGCGATGTGAGTGTTGAGGTAAAGGTTTTAACAGAGAGTTTAAAGGTTATGGCACCAGCTGAACTTTTGATTACACTGAGAAACAATGGTGTTTACAGAGCCGAAGTGAACCTGAGCGTTTACATTGACGATGCAATCTACGATACCAGAACAGTGGTTATAGAGCCGAACTCAGGGATAACCCTGAATCTCACCTACATCTGGATTTCGTCAGGCACAAAAAAGGTAAGAGCAGAGGTTAATCTACCTGCAAATCTTACTGACAACAACACTCAGAACAATGTAGCAACAGAGAGCGTTGTGGTGATAGAGGAAGCAGGGATGAATCCATGGTTTATCTGGCTGATAATCGCAGTTGTGGAAGCGGTTGTGATTTTGTTTCTTCTTGTACATATTATTCTCAGAAGAAGGAAGCCAGTTTCAGAATCTTCGGAAAATGAGGAGCAGGCAAAAGAGGAGACAGCAAAAAATAAAAAAGCAGAGAAAAAGAAATATTAA